Within the Desulfovibrio oxyclinae DSM 11498 genome, the region CAGCCAGATCATGCGCCTCCTGCAGGCCGGACAGAAGGAAACCATACTCTCCAGCCACTCGCTGTGGCTGTGCGCCACCTGCGAATCCTGCACCACCCGTTGCCCCAACGAAATCGATGTGGCTCGCATCATGGATGTGCTGCGCCACATGGCCCGCAGGGCCGGGTATGCCCCCGAGCGTGCAGTCAAGACGTTCTGGGACAGTTTTCTCGATTCCGTCGAAAAGCATGGCCGCGTCTTCGAAATGGGACTGGTTGCGAGGTATATCGCCAAGACGGGCCGAGTCCTTACCGATGCGGATCTGGGGGTGGACATGCTCCCCAAGGGAAAGCTGAGCTTCAAGCCGCACCCCATCGTCGGCAAGGAGAGCGTCGCGAAGATTTTCAAACGCTACAATGAGGAGCGTGAGTCGTGAGTGGCACCTACGCATATTACCCCGGCTGCTCCGGGCTGGGCACCTCTGTGGAGTACGACCTCTCCACGCGCGCCATCTGCAGGGAGCTGGGCATTGAGCTCGTGGATATCCCGGACTGGAGCTGCTGCGGATCCACTCCGGCCCATACCGTGGACCACACGCTGTCCTGCGCCTTATCCGCGCGAAACATCTTTCAGGCCGAAAGTCTGGACGTGGACGGCATCATCACGCCGTGCCCCAGTTGTCTGACCAACCTCAAGACGGCCAGTCACCGCATGCGGAACGAGGCGTTCAAGGCCAGGGTCGAGAGGCTGCTGGACGGCCCTGTGGAGAATCGACTTCCAATCATGTCGGTCCTTCAGGTCCTTTCAGAAACAATCGGTCCGGCCGCCATTGCGGAGAAAGTGACCGAGCCTCTCACCGGACTGCGCCTTGCTCCGTACTACGGTTGCATCATGAATCGTCCGCCCGAAATCATGGACTTCGACGACTGTGAAAACCCGGTCGCCATGGACGAGCTGATGACGGCGCTTGGGGCCGACGTCGCGCCCTTTCCCCTCAAGGTCGAGTGCTGCGGAGCCTCATTCGGTGTGGCCCGCAAGGACATGGTCATGAAGCTTTCAGGGAGACTCCTTGATCTCGCCGAGGATGTCAGTGCCCACGCGATGGTCACTGCCTGCCCCCTGTGCCAGATGAACCTCGATCTCAGACAGAAGCAGATCAACTCGGCCCACAAAGCCAAGCATCGGATGCCGGTGTTCTACTACACCCAGCTCATCGGCAAGGCTCTGGGAATGGGAGAGGAGAGCCTGATGTTGGATAAGCTGATCGTTCCCCCGTCCGTGGCATTTCGGAAAATGGATGAAGTGCGCCGGTCGGCATCCTGACGGGCCGAACCTCAAGGAGCAGCAGTAGCATGAAAATAGGTGTTTTCGTCTGCCATTGCGGCAGCAATATCGCCGGTACCGTGGATGTCGCGACAGTGGCCGCCGAAGCGCAGAAGATGCCCGACGTGGCCTTTGCCAGCGACACCATGTACGCCTGTTCCGAGCCGGGACAGGAGGGCATCATTGAAGCCATCAAAGAGCACGGGCTGGATGGCGTGGTCGTGGCCTCATGCACGCCCAGGATGCATGAACCCACCTTCCGCAAGGCTGTGGAGCGGGCCGGTCTCAATCGGTACATGTTCGAGATGGCCAATATCCGGGAGCACGTTTCCTGGATCGGGAAGGATACGGAAGCCAACACTCGCAAAGCCATTGATCTTGTTTCCATGGCCGCAGCCAAGCTGAGCCGCAACAAGAGCCTCACCCCCAAGAAGTTCGACATCAACAAGCGGGTCATGATCATTGGCGGTGGCGTCGCCGGAATTCAGGCGGCCCTCGACTGTGCCGATGGCGGGCTGGAAGTGGTTCTCGTGGAAAAGACGTCGTCCATCGGCGGCAAGATGTCCAAGCTGGACAAGACATTCCCAACCATCGACTGTTCCAGCTGCATTCTGGGTCCCAAGATGGTCGATATCTCCCAGCATCCGAACATCACCTTGTACGCCAGTACGGAAGTGATCGGCGTCACCGGGTATGTGGGCAACTTCACCGTGGATTTGAACAGGAAGACTTCCTACGTGGACTGGGAGGCCTGCACCGGTTGCGGCCTGTGCATGGAGAAATGTCCCAGCAAGAAGACGCACGACACCTTCAACGAAGGCGTTGGAACCACCACGGCGATCAACATCCCGTTTCCGCAGGCGATCCCGAAAAAGGCGTCGATCAATGCGGACTCCTGCATCAAACTCACCAAGGGCAAGTGCGGCGTCTGCGAAAAAATTTGTCCCACTCAGGCCATTCGGTTTGAGCAAACGGATGAGACGGTAGTCGAATCCGTGGGCGCAGTTGTTGTGGCCACCGGTTACGATCTGTTCGACTATACTCGCTACGGGGAGTACGGGGGCGGCCGATATACCGACGTAATAACCTCACTTCAATACGAACGGTTGCTCTCGGCGTCAGGTCCCACCGGTGGCCACATCAAACGTCCTTCTGACGGCAAGGAACCTCAAAACATCGT harbors:
- a CDS encoding CoB--CoM heterodisulfide reductase iron-sulfur subunit A family protein; this encodes MKIGVFVCHCGSNIAGTVDVATVAAEAQKMPDVAFASDTMYACSEPGQEGIIEAIKEHGLDGVVVASCTPRMHEPTFRKAVERAGLNRYMFEMANIREHVSWIGKDTEANTRKAIDLVSMAAAKLSRNKSLTPKKFDINKRVMIIGGGVAGIQAALDCADGGLEVVLVEKTSSIGGKMSKLDKTFPTIDCSSCILGPKMVDISQHPNITLYASTEVIGVTGYVGNFTVDLNRKTSYVDWEACTGCGLCMEKCPSKKTHDTFNEGVGTTTAINIPFPQAIPKKASINADSCIKLTKGKCGVCEKICPTQAIRFEQTDETVVESVGAVVVATGYDLFDYTRYGEYGGGRYTDVITSLQYERLLSASGPTGGHIKRPSDGKEPQNIVFIQCVGSRDKSVGRPYCSGFCCMYTAKQAILTKDHLPESQSYVFYMDIRAPGKQYDEFTRRAMEEYETKYVRGRVSMIYPKGDRYVVRGADTLMGSAVEIEADLVVLAVGAEAAQGAPQLAEKLRISYDSFGFYMESHPKLRPVETNTAGVYLAGACQGPKDIPSSVGQGSAAAAKVLSLFSKDQLESDPQISEVDIKRCIGCGKCIETCPFGAIEEIDFRGQPKANVIETICQGCGICTSTCPQGAIQLQHFTDNQILAEVNALCQQSMQQNYE
- a CDS encoding 4Fe-4S dicluster domain-containing protein; this encodes MNTVSLKDSCDDAFIAEVEQESEQKVNTCYQCGNCTAGCPYSSFYDYPVSQIMRLLQAGQKETILSSHSLWLCATCESCTTRCPNEIDVARIMDVLRHMARRAGYAPERAVKTFWDSFLDSVEKHGRVFEMGLVARYIAKTGRVLTDADLGVDMLPKGKLSFKPHPIVGKESVAKIFKRYNEERES
- a CDS encoding CoB--CoM heterodisulfide reductase iron-sulfur subunit B family protein, which codes for MSGTYAYYPGCSGLGTSVEYDLSTRAICRELGIELVDIPDWSCCGSTPAHTVDHTLSCALSARNIFQAESLDVDGIITPCPSCLTNLKTASHRMRNEAFKARVERLLDGPVENRLPIMSVLQVLSETIGPAAIAEKVTEPLTGLRLAPYYGCIMNRPPEIMDFDDCENPVAMDELMTALGADVAPFPLKVECCGASFGVARKDMVMKLSGRLLDLAEDVSAHAMVTACPLCQMNLDLRQKQINSAHKAKHRMPVFYYTQLIGKALGMGEESLMLDKLIVPPSVAFRKMDEVRRSAS